Sequence from the Streptomyces flavofungini genome:
ACTGGCTCGCCGCCCGGCACCGCTGGATGGACTTGGCCGAACTCGCCGTGACGCGCCAGCGGTGGGCCATCGAGCAGCAGCCCAACCCGATCGGCGAGGCCTTCGCCGATCGCGACCGGGCAGGCACTTACCTGAACTTCGGCGACGTCGAGCGCGGCCTGGACGTCGTCGACCGCGCGATCGTGACCGTGCAGTCCACCCCGCTCTCGACCACCGACCGCGACCTGGCCGTGGGCATCCTGAACCTTCGCGGCATGACCCTCGCGGGCCGACTCACCGACAAGCGGCAGGGTCTGCGGGAGGCTGAACGACACATCCGCTCCGCGTGGAACGCGGCCGGCGCCTTCAGCCACGACGTCGATGCACACGGGCTCACCTTCGGACCGCAGAACTGTTTCACGCACGTCCTGGCGACCCGCGTGGACCTCGGCCGGACGCGGGACGCACTCGCGCTCACCGACGACCTGGACGCGGCCGTCGCAGGGCTTCCACCGACCCGGGTCGCACCCACCAAGATCAACTATGCGCGCGCTCAACTCGCCGTCGGCGACCGCGACGGCGCACTGGAAAGCCTGGGCGCAGCGTTCGACGCGGCGCCGCAGATGGCCCGCATCCACCCCATGGGGCGCGAAGTCCTGCGTGTCCTCGTGTCGCTGCACCGA
This genomic interval carries:
- a CDS encoding helix-turn-helix domain-containing protein; this translates as MGTTTDPAPGANVALLRTTRGWSQARLAREAHVSHSLLSKVEVGDRPLTPAVAAALGRALGLSMAEVQGQASVAADDEPLLSELRSAMRDYDLPQGQAVPEGRIRADLETADRRRDAVDVAALLRMLPALLRDATTYAHTQNTAESWSALADTYSTVYWLAARHRWMDLAELAVTRQRWAIEQQPNPIGEAFADRDRAGTYLNFGDVERGLDVVDRAIVTVQSTPLSTTDRDLAVGILNLRGMTLAGRLTDKRQGLREAERHIRSAWNAAGAFSHDVDAHGLTFGPQNCFTHVLATRVDLGRTRDALALTDDLDAAVAGLPPTRVAPTKINYARAQLAVGDRDGALESLGAAFDAAPQMARIHPMGREVLRVLVSLHRRSNPQLLRLARLSGVSP